The genomic stretch TTTTTCTTTTTAATTCAACTTCTTTCCCTTTCGATACATTTTTTCGTAAATATCGGGGAGCCGGTTTTTTCTCAGGCCCTCGATCACCTCTTCGACCGGGTAGGGAATGCGGAAGTGGTAGGCCTCTATTTTACGCGATGAGACCGTAAGGATGGCAAAGGATGCCCGGGGGTCGCCGTCGAACATCCGTCCCACACTGCCCGGGTTTAAGAAGTGAACACCATCGATGCATCGGTAATATGGCACGTGCGAATGACCCATGATGTGGACCCGGTAGGGTGAACCCTTCGCAAGGTCGCGGAACCGTCTTTCGGAGGCACGGGGAAACAGGAGTTCTTCCTCATCGTCTGCGGTTCCGTGGAACAGGCCGATTCGGATACCGTCCACGGTAAAATCCTGCCTTTTCGGAAGGGATTTTAAGTAGCGAATGTTCCCCGCATGCAGGTTTTCGCAGGTCCAGAAATACATGACCCGTTTTTCTTCCTTTCTCGGTTTTTCCAGTTTTTTTCCCGCCAGGATTTTCAGGACTCGGTCGTCCGTGTTCCCCAGTATGGAGACGGATTGTTTCCTCTGACGAAACCACTGGATTGTTTCATTGGGGAACGTGCTGAAAACCGTAAAGTCGCCGGTGTTGACGATCCCGTGAAACTTTCCCGGCCGCACGTATTTTTCCACAGCCCTGAGTGCCGGGTAGTTTGCGTGAATGTCGCCCAG from Deltaproteobacteria bacterium encodes the following:
- a CDS encoding YfcE family phosphodiesterase; the protein is MKKILVLGDIHANYPALRAVEKYVRPGKFHGIVNTGDFTVFSTFPNETIQWFRQRKQSVSILGNTDDRVLKILAGKKLEKPRKEEKRVMYFWTCENLHAGNIRYLKSLPKRQDFTVDGIRIGLFHGTADDEEELLFPRASERRFRDLAKGSPYRVHIMGHSHVPYYRCIDGVHFLNPGSVGRMFDGDPRASFAILTVSSRKIEAYHFRIPYPVEEVIEGLRKNRLPDIYEKMYRKGKKLN